The following proteins are encoded in a genomic region of Paenibacillus sp. FSL R7-0273:
- a CDS encoding YojF family protein codes for MQLIQPQHIQSRINELSGRDLFLHLELTSGAYANHLDSSRHPASAFISNAVIRYTQGSISGTGPYRVGLKTELGWIYAEGLTHIDEQDTQRLILAGHDSQGKLVVALQLSLEAF; via the coding sequence ATGCAGCTGATACAACCACAACATATACAGTCACGGATAAATGAATTATCCGGCCGGGATTTATTTCTTCATCTTGAGCTTACTTCTGGCGCCTATGCCAATCATCTGGACAGCAGCCGCCATCCGGCTTCCGCTTTTATCAGCAATGCTGTTATCCGTTATACTCAGGGTTCCATCTCAGGAACCGGACCGTACCGGGTCGGATTGAAGACGGAGCTAGGCTGGATTTATGCCGAAGGGCTTACCCATATAGATGAGCAGGATACACAGCGCCTTATTCTCGCCGGGCATGACAGCCAGGGCAAGCTGGTGGTCGCACTGCAGCTGAGTCTGGAGGCATTCTGA